Below is a window of Planctomycetes bacterium MalM25 DNA.
GCTGGCGCCGGAGTGGGGGCCGGGGCGGGAGTCTGCGCCGGGGTCGGCGCGGGAGCCGGCGCTTGCGCGACCGGCTCGGGCGCTGGGGCCGGTTCGGGATCGGGCGCCGGAGCAGGCGTCGGTGCGGCCGGCTCAGGTGCGGGCTCCGGCGCCGCGGCGGCTTCGCCCGCCTCGATCTCGAAGATCGCGGCGCCCACGGGCACCGTGTCCCCTTCGGCGACCAGGATCTTGGTGATCGTGCCGGCCGACGGGCTCGGCACGGGGACCGTCGCCTTGTCGGTCTCGATCTCCAAGAGGTCCTGTTCGGCGGTGACCGAGTCGCCCTCGGCAACGAGGATCGCAAGGATGTCGCCCGACTCGATGTTCTCGCCGAGGCTGGGGAGGTTGATTTGGCTAGGCATCGGTAGAGAGATGTTAGAAGTTAGATGATAGATGCTAGAGGAAGAGACCGACGCCGAGCTGTGCTACTAGCATCTATCATCTAGCCTCTATCATCTCCTTAGGCGTACAGCGGCGAGGCCTTCTCGCGGTCGTAGTCGAGGTCGTTGATCGCTTGATCGACCACCGAGGCGTCGATCTTGCCCTCTTTGGAGAGCTTCCAGAGCGTCGCGATGACGACGCTCGCGGCGTCGACCTCGAAGTGGCGGCGGAGGTTCTCGCGGCTCTCGCTGCGGCCCATGCCGTCGGTCCCCAGGCAGAACATGCCGTTGGGCGCCCACGGGGCGAGCTGCTCGCTGAGCGTCCGCAGGTAGTCGCTGGCGGCGATGATCGGGCCCTCGGACCCGGCCATCTGCTGCTCGAAGAACGATTGCTTCTTCGGGGCGGTCGGGTTCAGCATGTTCAGGCGCTCGGTCTCCTGGGCGTCGCGACGGAGCTCGGTGTAGCTGGTCACGCTCCACACGTCGGACGACACGCCGTACTTCTCGGCGAGGATCTGCTGCGCGTCGAGCACGCCGTGCAGGATCGATCCGGAGCCGAACAGCTGAACGCGGTGCTGACCGCCCTCAGTGGACTTGAGCTTGTACATGCCCTTGATGATCCCTTCGTCGATACCCTCGACCTCCGGCATCTGGGGCATCATGACGTTCTCGTTCTCGAGCATCAGGTAGAAGATGCACTGTTCGTTCTCGACGTACATCTTCTGCAGGCCGTGGAAGATGATGACGGCGGTCTCGTAGTTGTACGCCGGATCGTAGGCGCGAACCGTCGGGAAGGCGATCGCGTTGACCAGCGAGTGGCCGTCCTGGTGCTGCAGGCCCTCGCCGTTGAGCGTGGTCCGGCCAGCGGTGCCGCCGAGCATGAAGCCCTTCGCCCGCATGTCGGCCGCCGCCCAGACGAGGTCGCCGATCCGCTGGAACCCGAACATCGAGTAGTAGATGTACATCGGGATCATCTGCTCGCCGTGCGAGCTGTAGGCGGTGCCCGCGGCGTTGAAGGAGCTCATGGAGCCCGCCTCGGTGATGCCCTCTTCGAGGAGTTGGCCGTCCTGGGCCTCCTTGTAGTAGGAGAGCTGATCGGCATCGACGGGCTCGTAGAGCTGCCCCGCGTGGGCGTAGATGCCGATCTGGCGGAAGAGGCCTTCCATGCCGAAAGTGCGCGATTCGTCCGGCACGATCGGAACGATTCGCTTGCCGATCTTCTTGTCTCGCAGCAGGTCGCTTAGCAGGCGGACGAAGCCCTGCGTGGTCGACATCTCCTTGCCGGGGCCCTTGCTGGTCATCTTGGCAAGCGTCTTGTCGTACTCGGCCAGCTCGGGCACCTCGATCGGCGCGGCGTCGCCGTTGCGGCTCGGCACGCTGCCGCCCATCGCCTCGCGGCGTTCGCGGAGGTAGTTCATCTCCGGCGAGTCCTCGGGCGGCCGGTAGAAGGGCGCCTCGGTGACGCGCTCGTCGCTGATGGGGATGCCGAACCGGGTGCGGAACTCGACCAGCTCGTTCTCGTTGAGTTTCTTGTTGTTGTGGGTGACCATCCGGCCCTCGCCCGCCTCGCCGAGGCCGTAGCCCTTGATCGTCTTGGCGATGACGACCGTCGGCTTGCCGTTGCGCTCGCACGCCTTGGAGTACGCGGCGTAGACCTTGGCCGGGTCGTGCCCGCCCCGGTTGA
It encodes the following:
- the aceE gene encoding Pyruvate dehydrogenase E1 component — translated: MASAEVNPNSPIPNDVDPVETNEWLESLDYVLEHHGPERAKELLAALEAAAVRNGVELPFTATTPYVNTIAPTEQPPYPGDRELERRIKSYVRWNAMAMVVRANRDPASPGGHISTFASSATLYEVALNHFIRGRGEDGFSGDQVYYQGHAAPGMYSRAFLEGRLTEQNLVNFRREMGEGGGLSSYPHPWLMPGFWEFPTVSMGLAPIMAIYQARFNEYLTDRGIKDCKDKRVWAFLGDGECDEPETLGAIGLAAREHLDNLTFVINCNLQRLDGPVRGNSKIIQELEGTFRGAGWNVIKVIWGDGWDRLIAEDHNGLLAKRMMEVVDGEYQKYVVAGGAYIREKFFGKYPELLERVKHLSDQQIEKLNRGGHDPAKVYAAYSKACERNGKPTVVIAKTIKGYGLGEAGEGRMVTHNNKKLNENELVEFRTRFGIPISDERVTEAPFYRPPEDSPEMNYLRERREAMGGSVPSRNGDAAPIEVPELAEYDKTLAKMTSKGPGKEMSTTQGFVRLLSDLLRDKKIGKRIVPIVPDESRTFGMEGLFRQIGIYAHAGQLYEPVDADQLSYYKEAQDGQLLEEGITEAGSMSSFNAAGTAYSSHGEQMIPMYIYYSMFGFQRIGDLVWAAADMRAKGFMLGGTAGRTTLNGEGLQHQDGHSLVNAIAFPTVRAYDPAYNYETAVIIFHGLQKMYVENEQCIFYLMLENENVMMPQMPEVEGIDEGIIKGMYKLKSTEGGQHRVQLFGSGSILHGVLDAQQILAEKYGVSSDVWSVTSYTELRRDAQETERLNMLNPTAPKKQSFFEQQMAGSEGPIIAASDYLRTLSEQLAPWAPNGMFCLGTDGMGRSESRENLRRHFEVDAASVVIATLWKLSKEGKIDASVVDQAINDLDYDREKASPLYA